The Defluviitalea raffinosedens genome has a segment encoding these proteins:
- a CDS encoding SPFH domain-containing protein — MGIFGKQLLNVIEWNETRDDVLFWKWNNDEIKKGSRLIIRPGQDAIFLYNGKIEGIFKDEGNYEIETEIIPFLSTLKGFKFGFNSGLRAEIVFVNTKEFLIRWGTKNAINIPAPSMPGGIPIRSFGTFTVKVDDYLVLIDKIVGIKKTFTVDDIRERALAVLDQLLMKWIVKEGKNMFNLQANAFDIARGIRTDLDMEMIKIGLTVTDLTISSFNYPEQIQKMIEKNASFEMVGNVDKYQKISIIDSLEKNPGGNIGSTLQAGMGISIGMEMAKQMTKPLTENNPFAGQKFCKKCYEPIAPDTKFCSNCGEKVVDDVPTAPKKQFCSECGAKLQDGAKFCSECGSKII; from the coding sequence ATGGGTATTTTTGGAAAACAATTATTGAATGTGATTGAATGGAATGAAACAAGGGATGATGTGCTGTTCTGGAAATGGAATAATGATGAAATTAAAAAAGGAAGCAGATTAATCATTAGACCGGGGCAAGATGCCATTTTTCTTTATAATGGTAAGATAGAAGGCATATTTAAAGATGAAGGCAATTATGAAATAGAAACAGAGATCATACCTTTTTTAAGTACATTGAAAGGATTTAAGTTTGGTTTTAACAGTGGACTTAGGGCAGAAATTGTGTTCGTAAATACTAAAGAATTTTTAATCAGATGGGGGACAAAAAATGCCATCAACATTCCTGCTCCAAGTATGCCAGGAGGTATTCCCATACGCAGTTTTGGAACTTTTACGGTTAAAGTGGATGATTATTTAGTGCTTATTGATAAAATCGTAGGAATAAAGAAAACTTTCACAGTGGATGATATCAGGGAAAGGGCCTTAGCAGTCTTAGATCAGCTGCTTATGAAATGGATTGTCAAAGAAGGCAAAAATATGTTTAACCTTCAGGCAAATGCTTTTGATATTGCCAGAGGAATAAGAACGGATTTGGATATGGAAATGATTAAGATTGGATTGACCGTTACCGATCTTACGATATCCAGTTTCAACTATCCGGAACAAATCCAGAAGATGATCGAAAAGAATGCATCTTTTGAAATGGTTGGAAATGTAGACAAGTATCAGAAGATCAGCATAATAGATTCTTTAGAAAAGAATCCCGGTGGTAATATAGGAAGTACCCTTCAAGCCGGTATGGGAATTTCTATCGGAATGGAAATGGCAAAGCAAATGACAAAGCCCCTTACTGAAAACAATCCTTTTGCTGGGCAGAAATTCTGTAAAAAATGTTACGAACCTATAGCCCCTGATACGAAATTTTGCAGCAATTGTGGGGAAAAAGTTGTGGATGATGTTCCAACTGCACCCAAAAAGCAATTTTGCTCTGAATGTGGAGCTAAATTACAGGATGGAGCAAAGTTCTGCAGCGAGTGTGGAAGTAAAATCATATAG
- a CDS encoding M3 family oligoendopeptidase: MDMRWSLEELYPSFDSESFQKDFEEVFEKIETIKEWSKNNLDSIESSVSKIENYLKMQIEFGNLYSRLYEYASLTMSVDAKNETALQVIEKLEAKITDLAEPLTKFKKWLNSLGNLDTLICCSDLLKEHTFYLKELILETNYLLSDEEEILLAKMKNTGSKAWEKLQELLSSTLLVDITINGESKQLPLPIVRNMAYEKDAELRKTAYEAELKAYDKIAEASAASLNGIKGEVITESKMRGYHSPLEMTLIHSRMDQETLDAMFSSIMESLPSFRKYLKKKAELLGHKNGIPFYDLFAPMGEVEMKFTYEEAKDFIVKNFSKFSPALGNFAKNAFEKRWIDAEPRDGKRGGAFCSNIHAIKESRILSNFTGTFNDVVTLAHELGHGYHGECLKNETYLNSDYPMPIAETASIFAETIIINAALKEASPEEAFAILESDLMSSTQVIVDIYSRFLFEDELFKRREHGSLSVNELKKMMLESQKEAYGEGLDENYLHPYMWVCKPHYYYADYNYYNFPYAFGLLFSKGLYALYLERGETFVKEFDDLLAATGKSNLVDVAKKMNIDLHSVEFWKNSLKLIEKDIDKFIHL; the protein is encoded by the coding sequence ATGGATATGCGCTGGAGTCTTGAAGAATTATACCCTTCGTTTGACTCAGAATCGTTTCAAAAAGATTTTGAAGAAGTATTTGAAAAAATTGAAACCATAAAAGAATGGTCAAAGAACAATTTAGATTCCATCGAAAGTTCTGTTTCCAAAATTGAAAACTACCTCAAAATGCAAATTGAATTTGGAAATCTTTATAGTCGATTATATGAATATGCTTCTTTAACTATGAGTGTAGACGCAAAAAACGAAACAGCTCTGCAAGTAATAGAAAAATTGGAAGCCAAAATTACTGATCTTGCCGAACCCTTAACGAAGTTCAAAAAATGGCTTAACTCCTTAGGCAATTTAGATACTTTGATTTGCTGTTCGGATCTTTTAAAAGAACATACTTTTTATTTAAAAGAACTTATTTTAGAAACTAATTACTTATTAAGCGACGAAGAAGAAATTTTACTGGCTAAGATGAAAAACACCGGTTCAAAAGCCTGGGAAAAACTTCAGGAACTCCTTTCATCCACTTTGCTTGTAGATATTACAATCAATGGAGAAAGCAAGCAATTGCCCCTTCCGATTGTACGCAATATGGCATATGAAAAGGATGCTGAGCTTAGAAAGACAGCTTATGAAGCTGAACTTAAGGCCTATGATAAAATTGCAGAAGCCTCTGCTGCATCCTTAAACGGTATCAAGGGTGAAGTCATCACTGAATCCAAAATGAGAGGATATCATTCTCCTCTTGAAATGACACTGATTCATTCAAGAATGGATCAAGAAACCTTGGATGCAATGTTTTCATCCATTATGGAATCTCTGCCTTCTTTTAGGAAATATCTTAAGAAAAAAGCAGAACTGCTGGGACATAAAAATGGAATTCCTTTCTATGATTTGTTTGCCCCTATGGGTGAAGTGGAAATGAAATTCACTTATGAAGAAGCAAAAGATTTCATCGTAAAGAATTTTAGCAAATTTAGTCCTGCTTTAGGAAACTTTGCAAAGAATGCCTTTGAAAAAAGATGGATTGATGCAGAACCCAGAGACGGCAAACGAGGCGGTGCTTTCTGTTCAAATATCCATGCCATAAAAGAAAGTCGAATTTTAAGCAACTTTACAGGAACATTCAATGACGTGGTGACCCTTGCTCATGAACTTGGTCACGGATATCATGGTGAGTGTTTAAAAAATGAAACTTATTTAAACAGTGATTATCCTATGCCCATTGCAGAAACTGCATCCATTTTCGCTGAAACAATTATCATCAATGCGGCTCTTAAGGAAGCTTCTCCCGAAGAAGCCTTTGCCATACTTGAAAGCGATCTGATGAGTTCAACTCAAGTAATCGTGGATATCTACAGTCGTTTCTTATTCGAAGATGAACTTTTTAAAAGAAGAGAACATGGTTCTTTATCTGTCAATGAGCTTAAAAAGATGATGCTGGAATCTCAAAAGGAAGCCTACGGCGAGGGCCTTGACGAAAATTACCTTCATCCTTATATGTGGGTCTGCAAGCCTCATTATTATTATGCCGATTACAATTATTATAACTTCCCTTATGCTTTTGGACTTTTATTCTCTAAAGGACTCTATGCTTTATATTTAGAACGAGGCGAAACCTTTGTAAAAGAATTTGATGATTTGCTTGCTGCCACAGGCAAAAGCAATTTAGTGGATGTGGCCAAAAAAATGAATATTGATCTTCACTCTGTAGAATTTTGGAAAAATTCTCTTAAGCTTATTGAAAAAGATATAGACAAATTTATTCATTTATAA
- a CDS encoding DUF1538 domain-containing protein — protein sequence MLMQKLKEVIISVLPITLIVLLLNFTIVPIGSNLVGRFIVGAVLIILGLSIFLFGVDLGIQPIGTLMGESITKSKKLWVVLIFGFILGFFVNIAEPDLQVLAKQVSDVTSGVISQTSLLVVVSIGIGLMVSVGLGRIVFNFPLNKLLIILYGIILILGLLAPSSILGIAFDSGGATTGSMTVPFILALGLGVSSIRGGKESEEDSFGLVGIASTGPMIAVFIMSIFSGIKELTGDLSANTIDEMGIIAPFIHEIPKISFEVTMALLPFLILFFIFQRLFFKLTKRQFSKILKGLIYTFIGFVLFLTGVNAGFMEAGTMIGYGLASLENNWIVVPIGFILGFAVILAEPAVYVLNEQIEDVTSGHIRKKVILYTLAIGVAVAVSLSMLRIMVKGIQLWHFLLPLYVLAIVLSYFAPKIFVGIAFDSGGVASGPMTATFILAFAQGVAKSIDGADVLMDGFGVIAMVALTPLIAIQILGLIYEYKASKRS from the coding sequence ATGTTAATGCAGAAATTAAAAGAGGTCATAATATCTGTTCTTCCCATTACACTTATTGTACTATTACTTAATTTTACGATAGTTCCTATTGGTAGTAATTTGGTGGGGAGATTTATAGTAGGAGCAGTACTGATTATTTTGGGGCTGTCAATCTTTTTATTTGGAGTAGATCTAGGAATACAACCTATAGGAACGCTTATGGGTGAAAGCATTACAAAAAGTAAAAAGCTATGGGTTGTTTTAATCTTTGGATTTATTCTTGGATTCTTTGTTAATATTGCCGAGCCGGATTTGCAGGTGTTGGCAAAGCAAGTCAGTGATGTTACTTCAGGAGTAATCTCGCAAACGAGTTTACTAGTGGTTGTTTCAATTGGTATAGGCTTAATGGTTTCAGTTGGGTTAGGAAGAATCGTCTTTAATTTCCCCCTTAATAAACTTCTGATCATTTTGTATGGAATTATACTTATCTTAGGATTATTGGCGCCTTCTTCGATTTTAGGCATAGCTTTTGATTCAGGAGGCGCTACAACTGGATCGATGACCGTTCCTTTTATTTTGGCTTTAGGGTTAGGAGTATCCTCCATTCGAGGGGGGAAAGAATCTGAAGAAGATAGTTTCGGTTTAGTGGGAATAGCTTCTACTGGTCCCATGATTGCCGTTTTTATAATGAGTATTTTTTCTGGAATCAAAGAATTAACAGGAGATTTATCAGCGAACACCATAGATGAAATGGGAATCATAGCCCCTTTTATTCATGAAATTCCTAAGATCTCTTTTGAAGTTACAATGGCGTTACTTCCTTTCTTAATCCTTTTCTTTATTTTCCAAAGACTTTTCTTCAAGTTAACCAAAAGACAATTTAGTAAAATCTTAAAAGGTTTGATTTATACTTTTATTGGATTTGTGCTATTTTTAACAGGAGTAAATGCAGGCTTTATGGAAGCAGGCACAATGATTGGTTATGGACTTGCATCTCTGGAGAATAATTGGATTGTCGTACCTATAGGATTTATTCTTGGATTTGCAGTTATTTTAGCGGAGCCTGCTGTTTATGTATTAAATGAGCAAATTGAAGACGTTACTAGTGGACATATTAGAAAAAAAGTAATATTATATACATTGGCAATAGGAGTTGCAGTAGCAGTTTCTCTTTCCATGCTTCGAATAATGGTGAAAGGCATTCAGTTATGGCACTTTCTTTTACCTTTATATGTCTTAGCAATCGTATTATCTTATTTTGCACCCAAAATTTTTGTAGGAATTGCCTTTGACTCCGGTGGAGTGGCTTCCGGCCCTATGACGGCAACATTTATTCTGGCATTTGCCCAAGGGGTGGCGAAGTCCATTGATGGAGCAGATGTTTTAATGGATGGTTTTGGTGTAATTGCTATGGTAGCATTAACCCCACTGATTGCAATACAGATTTTAGGATTAATATATGAATATAAGGCTTCTAAAAGGAGTTGA
- a CDS encoding P-II family nitrogen regulator, with the protein MESDTMNNYILTLVVVNPGVGSKVLAEAKHIGVNGGTIFLGKGTTTNRLLEFLGFDEEKKEIVLLGSEDKYESILHETLTSKFHMDKPNQGIIITIPIKSIIGRITDIGSDVVRELKTGGNHDMQMEYEAVFTIVDRGLGHEVVDVASSAGARGATIINARGSGIHEDNKFFAMNIEPEKEIVMIIVPKEISDAVVKIIREKMKIDEPGKGIMFVMNVSKTSGLFREDTHK; encoded by the coding sequence ATGGAATCGGATACTATGAATAATTATATTCTTACCCTTGTTGTGGTAAATCCCGGAGTGGGCAGTAAGGTTTTGGCAGAAGCAAAACATATCGGTGTAAATGGTGGAACAATTTTTTTAGGAAAAGGAACAACAACCAACCGATTGCTAGAATTTCTTGGATTTGATGAAGAAAAAAAGGAAATTGTATTATTGGGTTCGGAAGATAAATATGAAAGCATACTCCATGAAACTTTAACAAGTAAATTTCATATGGATAAACCTAATCAGGGAATTATCATTACGATACCAATAAAAAGTATAATCGGCAGAATAACTGATATAGGATCTGATGTTGTCAGGGAATTGAAAACAGGAGGGAACCATGACATGCAAATGGAATATGAAGCGGTCTTCACGATCGTAGACAGAGGACTTGGTCATGAAGTTGTGGATGTAGCTAGTTCGGCAGGAGCAAGGGGAGCAACAATTATAAATGCAAGAGGTTCGGGAATTCATGAAGATAATAAATTTTTTGCAATGAATATCGAGCCAGAAAAAGAGATTGTAATGATTATCGTTCCAAAAGAAATATCTGATGCAGTTGTTAAAATTATAAGGGAAAAAATGAAAATAGATGAACCTGGAAAGGGCATAATGTTTGTTATGAATGTTAGCAAGACTTCAGGTTTATTTAGAGAGGATACACACAAATAA
- a CDS encoding ABC-F family ATP-binding cassette domain-containing protein: MITVTNVSLRYGDKLLFEDVNLKFTPGNCYGVIGANGAGKSTFLKILSGEITPNTGEVSITPGTRLSVLKQDHFQYDAYPVLETVIMGNPRLYQIIKEKDALYAKSEFTEEDGVKASELEFEFAELNGWEAESEAATILNGLGIETELHYKTMEELSGPQKVKVLLAQALFGKPGILILDEPTNHLDIKSIRWLEDFLIEFEGIVIVVSHDRHFLNNVCTHIADVDFGKIKLYVGNYDFWYESSQLALQMAKEQNKKKEEKIKELQAFIARFSANASKSRQATSRKKLLEKITLEDIQPSTRRYPYVAFKPEREVGNDILRVDGLSKTINGEKVLNNVSFTVLKGDRIAFVGENDIAKTTLFQILAGEMEPDSGEYKWGVTITTAYFPKDHSKYFNDVELNLVDWLRQYSQDQTETYIRGFLGRMLFSGEEALKQVKVLSGGEKVRCMLAKMMLSNANVLMLDQPTNHLDLESITALNNGLIDFKSNILIASHDHQLIQTVANRIIEFTPDGIIDKQMTYDEYLEYRNL; encoded by the coding sequence GTGATTACAGTAACTAATGTTAGCTTAAGATATGGAGATAAATTACTTTTTGAAGATGTAAATCTTAAATTCACCCCAGGGAATTGCTATGGTGTAATTGGAGCCAATGGTGCGGGAAAAAGTACATTTTTAAAAATTTTATCCGGAGAGATTACTCCTAACACAGGAGAAGTTTCTATAACTCCGGGAACAAGACTCTCCGTTTTAAAACAAGACCATTTCCAATATGACGCCTATCCTGTCCTGGAAACAGTCATTATGGGAAATCCAAGACTTTATCAGATTATTAAAGAAAAAGATGCTTTGTACGCAAAATCCGAGTTTACTGAAGAAGACGGTGTAAAGGCTTCTGAATTGGAATTTGAATTTGCTGAACTCAATGGATGGGAAGCAGAATCAGAAGCAGCAACTATTTTAAATGGTTTAGGAATTGAAACAGAACTTCACTATAAAACCATGGAAGAATTATCAGGTCCCCAAAAGGTTAAAGTTCTGCTTGCCCAAGCGCTTTTTGGAAAACCTGGCATACTGATTTTAGACGAGCCTACCAACCATCTGGACATTAAATCCATTCGATGGCTCGAAGACTTTTTAATAGAATTTGAAGGCATCGTTATTGTTGTTTCCCATGACCGACACTTTCTTAATAATGTATGTACACATATTGCCGATGTGGACTTTGGTAAAATCAAATTATATGTAGGTAACTATGATTTTTGGTATGAATCCAGTCAATTGGCTCTTCAAATGGCAAAGGAGCAAAACAAGAAAAAAGAAGAAAAGATCAAAGAACTGCAAGCATTCATTGCCAGATTTAGTGCCAATGCTTCTAAGTCCAGACAAGCTACATCCCGTAAAAAACTTTTGGAAAAGATTACTTTGGAGGATATTCAGCCTTCAACAAGAAGATATCCCTATGTTGCATTTAAGCCTGAAAGAGAAGTAGGAAATGATATCTTAAGAGTAGACGGATTATCTAAAACCATCAATGGTGAAAAAGTTTTAAACAATGTAAGTTTTACCGTACTAAAAGGAGATCGCATTGCTTTTGTAGGAGAAAATGATATTGCAAAAACCACCCTATTTCAAATCCTCGCAGGAGAAATGGAACCTGACAGTGGAGAATATAAATGGGGAGTAACGATCACCACTGCTTATTTCCCAAAAGATCATTCAAAATACTTCAATGATGTAGAATTGAATTTAGTAGACTGGCTCAGACAGTATTCTCAAGACCAAACAGAAACTTATATAAGAGGATTTTTAGGAAGAATGCTCTTTTCAGGGGAAGAAGCCCTAAAACAAGTAAAAGTCCTTTCCGGTGGCGAAAAGGTTCGCTGTATGCTGGCAAAAATGATGTTAAGCAATGCCAATGTTCTGATGTTGGATCAGCCTACCAATCACCTGGACTTAGAATCTATCACAGCACTAAATAATGGCCTGATTGATTTTAAAAGCAATATTTTGATTGCATCCCATGACCATCAACTGATTCAAACCGTTGCAAACCGAATCATTGAATTTACTCCGGATGGTATCATTGATAAGCAAATGACATATGACGAATATCTGGAATATAGAAACTTATAA
- a CDS encoding DNA-3-methyladenine glycosylase, whose amino-acid sequence MKKLDRSFYDRDTLIVAKELLGKYIIHKVDGRELIGKIVEAEAYKGAMDKAAHSYQNRRTNRTEVMFGPPGHAYVFLIYGMYPCMNIVTEEEGNPCAVLLRSIEPIKGLDDMAKRRFNKTYDALTKAQKINIGNGPGKLCLAMDITLKDYGLDLCGNELYICDGEENDTFEIVEAKRVNIDYAEEAADFLWRFYVKDNPYVSVKSK is encoded by the coding sequence ATGAAGAAGCTGGATCGATCATTTTATGACAGAGATACTCTAATTGTTGCTAAAGAATTATTGGGAAAATATATTATTCATAAAGTGGATGGAAGGGAGCTTATAGGAAAAATTGTTGAAGCAGAAGCTTATAAAGGAGCAATGGATAAAGCAGCGCACAGCTATCAGAACAGACGAACCAATAGAACTGAAGTGATGTTTGGTCCTCCGGGGCATGCTTATGTGTTTTTGATTTATGGCATGTATCCCTGTATGAACATTGTGACAGAGGAAGAAGGCAATCCATGTGCAGTACTGCTTAGAAGCATTGAACCCATCAAAGGCCTGGATGATATGGCTAAAAGAAGATTTAATAAAACTTATGATGCATTAACTAAGGCACAAAAAATAAATATAGGTAATGGACCCGGAAAACTCTGCTTGGCAATGGATATTACGCTTAAGGATTATGGCTTGGATCTTTGCGGAAATGAATTATATATATGTGACGGAGAAGAAAATGATACATTTGAAATCGTTGAAGCCAAAAGAGTCAATATAGATTATGCAGAAGAAGCAGCGGATTTTCTTTGGAGATTTTATGTCAAAGATAATCCCTATGTATCTGTAAAGAGCAAATAG
- a CDS encoding class II SORL domain-containing protein has product MQSLGQLIQTGDWKGEKHVPVIHIPQGVKLGEAFELKVSIGDEIKHPNELEHHIKWIKLYYFKEDGKFPVEIASFDFVSHGEAGVISEPVGSVSVKLNAPGFIYALAYCNIHGLWENKAEIKFD; this is encoded by the coding sequence ATGCAAAGCTTAGGACAACTTATTCAAACTGGAGACTGGAAAGGAGAAAAGCATGTTCCTGTTATTCACATCCCCCAAGGAGTAAAATTGGGAGAAGCTTTCGAATTAAAGGTTTCCATAGGGGATGAAATCAAACATCCTAATGAATTGGAACATCATATCAAGTGGATAAAGTTATATTACTTTAAAGAAGATGGAAAATTTCCAGTTGAAATTGCGTCATTTGATTTTGTATCCCATGGTGAAGCTGGAGTGATTAGTGAACCGGTTGGCTCTGTCAGTGTTAAACTGAACGCACCTGGATTTATTTATGCTTTGGCATACTGCAATATTCATGGTTTATGGGAAAATAAAGCAGAAATTAAGTTTGATTAA